Genomic segment of Niallia taxi:
TATCTGCAGCAATATTAGTTATTATCATGAATGCTTCTATGTGGAGATGGATCAGGAAAAAGCCTTATAGCTGGAAAGGAAGACAGTATTCATGAAGAAAAAAGTGTTAATCATTGGCGGCGGGTTGGCAGGATTATCAGCAGCCATAACGCTTGCCAACAATGGATTTCAAGTTGAACTGTTTGAAAAGAATAAGCATTTTGGAGGCAAATTAATGCCTGTCGCATTAGGAGAATATACGTTTGATTTCGGGCCGAATACTATCACGATGCCAGAGGTATTCCGGAAAGTGATTGAACAGACAGGTGAAAAGGCTGAAGACTACTTCCAAATGACCAAACTTGAGCATCATACAAGAAATGTGTTTTCAGATGGAACCTCCTTTAATCTTTCGAGCAGCAGGGAATATATGCTGCAACAGTTAAATTACATTGATCCTAGCCATAAATATGATAATTTCTTAAAAGAGATTACAAGATTATATAAGTTATCAGCGAAACACTTTCTGCCAAAAACATTTCATTCATGGCAGGACTATTTATCGCCATCACTTGGAGTCGCACTTATGCAGGTAAGACCGCTGCAAAGCCTGGACAGCTTTTTTCGGCAGTATTTTTCCCATCCACATGTGCTGCAGGCTTTTAATCGCTATTCGACTTACATTGGCTCGTCTCCCTATAAGACTCCTGCCACATTTGCCATGATTGCCTATTTAGAAATGGTTGGCGGTGTTTATTATGTTGAAGGAGGCAACGTTAAAATTGCAGAGGCTTATGCAAAAGTCGCACAAAAGCTTGGTGCCAAGCTTCACGCTAATGCACCTGTCCAGAAAATCATCGTAAAAAACAAAAAAGCAATAGGCATTGAGCTTGAAGATGGGGAGAAAATACAGGGGGATTATTTTATAATGAACGCAGATTTGCTTAAAGCCTATCCAGAACTGGTGAGCGAAAGCGACCGTCCCTCCTTTCCAAATTCAAAGGCAGCAGGACTGACACCCTCCACTTCAGCTTTTGTCGTGCTTGCAGGTGTTAATAAACGATTTTCAGAGCTGAGGCACCATAATGTCTATTTTTCAAATAATTATCAGCAGGAATTTATTGATTTATTCCAACATCAGCAATACAGCAGTGAACCAACCATTTACATAAGTAACTCTTCCTATACAGAGCCTGGCCGTTCACCTGGGGGAAGCAATCTGTTTATACTGGCAAATGCTCCAGCTCTTCCTGCTGATGGGAATCTGCAGGTGAATCCGGAAATGTATAAAGAGCTTATTTATCAAAAGCTCTCAACCTTTGGACTATCCTTGAAGGAGAATATAGTGGAGGAAAAAGTTTATACACCCGCTGATATCGCATCTCAATTCGGCTCATTCCGCGGGGCGCTTTATGGCCTATCCTCCAATCGAAAAAAGGATGCCTTTTTGCGTCCTAAAAATGCGAGCAAGGATATCGCTAATCTTTTTTTCGCAGGTGGTAGCACACACCCTGGCGGCGGTTCTCCAATCGTAACCTTAAGCGGCATAAATACCGCCAATTTAATTATGAATTTAGAAAAGTAGTGATAAGGGGTTAGAGAAGCAAGCTCCATCTTGTTTCTTTAGCCTTTTTTGTTAGTAAATACAATGAAATACTTAAGATAGATTATTAATAATATTTTAATTATTTAGACAAATAGATGATTTTGCTAATAATTAATATCCTTTTTTTCCTTTAACTCAGAATAACCCAAATAGATAGGATGAATTTTGAAAATTTTTAATTGTCAAGTACCTAAAAAAACAATTTTTAGTTGTATAAATACCTAAACAGTATTTATAATTATATAGGTTATTAACAACATGAAGATTGGAGCAAAAGAGTTATGTCTTGGGACTTTTGGAATTATCTCGGCACTATCGCATTTGCGATTAGTGGAGCGCTTATTGCATCGGAAGAAGATTATGACCTGATTGGATACTACGCATTAGGTTTTATAACTGCTTTTGGAGGCGGAGCTATACGAAATTTGTTAATAGGGGTGCCGGTTTCGGCATTATGGGAACAAAACACATTATTTCTACTAACATTCCTATTGATTACGGTCCTGTATTTTATACCTATTCATAAAATTGTTAGTTGGAAGCATTGGTATTATTCATTTGGTCTAACAGATGCCGTGGGATTAGTGGCTTTTGCTATTCAAGGTGCACTTTACGCGAAGAATTTAGGCTTGCCGGCAAGTGCTAGTATTGCTGCTGCTTTATTAACAGGTGTAGGTGGCGGTATTATACGAGATGCTCTAGCGAAAAGACAGCCATTTGTTTTTAAATATGAATTATATGCTTTTTGGACCATTATTACAGGTGCACTAATAGGTCTTAACTTTATAAATGGTATAATCGATACTTACGTATTATTTATCATAATAGTTGTCTTAAGGATGTTATCCCTCCGGTTTAAATGGCATATTCCAAGGCCGAAAAGACAAGCATCTAATACTGAAAAAGCAATATAGTAGTACTATATCGTTCTAGTTGATCAGGGCTTGTCATTAGGAGGACCACTGAAATAGGTATTATGCAATTATTTAATTTCGCTTATCTACAATATAAAGTTAAATGAATAACAATATAAACCTTATCGTGGAGACAGCTGCTAGTGAGCGGCTGTTTTTATATTTATAAACATGTATAAAGGGTAAGTGTTCTTGCCATACATAATGAAAAAAACTTGCACATAAACTTAAAATCTATATATTACCAATTTTTATTGTATAATATAAAATAATTAAAATAAAGTGAAGTCAACTATTAAGGAGTCTTTATGGATTTATTTACAGGAAAAGTCATATTAATATCATTGTTTTTATTGCTAATAACTATGATTGAAACATTAGCTTATTCGACCAGAATTTCAGGAGCTAGAGTAAAGTTGATAGCAACAGCCTTATCGTTATTTAGTACATTGCTGATTATTTCTAGGTTTTCTACTATGTTTCAACAGCCTTTAACCGCAAAACTTATTGCTGAAGCACCAAGTATTAATCCAATGCACTTTATTGAAGAACAATACAGGGTGTTAATAGCAGTCACATCCTTTGGGGTATTATTAGGTATATTTCTATTTCCTACCTTCATTAATATTTTTTCAAGAGGCATCGTGCAGCTCTCTAAACAAAGTGGTTCAGTTGTTGGGTTATTTTTAAGTAATTTTAATAAGACTGGTATCAAAAAGGTGATATTATGTTTTCGTTTGCCAAGAGTTCAGTATTTAAAAGGGATAACGCTTAAGACAATTCCTAAACGGCTTTTTATCATAAACGTAATTATTTCAGCAGTATTTACTATTGGAGTTTTATCTTCCATATACGCATCTATGTTAGTTCCTAAGGAATATGCCCCAGCTGCATTAATGTCATCTGGTATAATAAATGGTATAGCAACAATATTACTTACTTTATTTATTGACCCAAAAGCTTCCGTTTTAGCAGATAAAGTAATGAAGAAACAGATAGATTACATTTATCTTAAAAGCTACTCTTTAACAATGATATCTTCTAAGTTTATTGGTACAATAGTTGCTCAAATAATATTTATTCCAGCTGCATATTATGTAGCATGGTTTGTTAAGTTGATATAAAAGAAGGCTGCTTATGGCAGCTTTTTTTTATGGGCAAGAAACTTCTAAGTAAGAATTTAGTTTGGATATAATTCCTATAAGTAAGCAGTTATTTTAACGGTTAACTAATGTCACAACCGGCGATGGTTAGTTTGCATTTTGTACTTCTCGTTTGAGTAACAGATGGGCAATATATAGGCAATTATTTGTATTTGCGCTCTGAAATGAATGGAATAGATATATTCCTAAAGGGGAAAATAGGAGAAATATTTTAGACGAGAGGACAAAATTTGTATGAAGTTTAGTCCCCCAGAAAACATAAAAAGATTAATTGATGAACAATACGTATTACTAGATGAAGCCCATTCACATTTACAAGACATTTGGGCAGATCATATTTTATTTTCCTTTGGATGGTGGACTTCGTTATTTATGACGATCATTCCTTGGATAATATGGCTTATCTTTAGAAACAAGGAGAGCAGCGCTAGGCTGTTATTAGCTGGACTTTGGGCGATGTTCATTTCCACTTGGTTAGACTATGTGGGGGTAACACTGGGTTTATGGAGATATTATAATAAATTAGTTCCTCTAATGCCAGATTATATTCCATGGGATTTTGCATTAATGCCAGTAACAATAATGTTTTTTCTCCAAATAAAAGCCAAGGCAAATGTGCTAATCAAAGCAGTAATTTATGCTAGTATGACAGCTTTTTTAGCAGAACCTCTCTTTTTAAAATTAGGGTATACAAAATACCCAGGGTGGAATCCGATATTTTCCTTTCCTGTATTTATAATAATATATATAGTAGCCCATTTTCTGGCTAATAGTAAGGCGACTAAGCCACTGAGATGAACTCTAAGAGTAGTGGGTCATATCAACCTTGTGATTTATTTTAAAATAAATGAGTATGTTTGTTCAATAAATAGATTTCTATATAGTCTTTACTCAATAGGTAATGTCCCTCATTTGGATCAATTACAAAAGGAATAAACAAATATTCTTATAGCTGACTGTCAGAATGAATAGGCTCAATTAATCAGTTTCAGTTATTAGCATGTTGTTGAGATAGAAAAGAAGGGAAATTCAAACTAATCTAGAATAAAGGGAGAGATTGGATAATTTAGGAATATAAATATCGAAAATTAGGAGGTAAAAATGAATATAAATAAAATACAGCAATATGTACCCTTGGATATTAGAAATTGGGAAAAAACGGACTTTGCACAATTATTGTATGAAATTTGTGATTCAGTTAAGCAATATACAAATGATGTGGTTGAAGTTCATCAAGTGGTTAAACTAGGCAAGTTCGGTAAGGATTATAAATTCCTTATAATTATCAATATTTTACAGGACCTTGATAACCTGGGACCTGCAGTTGAAGAATTATAAAGGGAAATTGTTTGGAAAAGGAAGTAAAGTAAAAGGATGAATTATTTGAGACCGCATTAATAATTTGTTCACTTAATAAGAAACAGTGGATTATTGAAGAAACAGAAGAATTTTAAAGATTGGTTTTACCTTTAGAATGAAAACCATTTAACAGATATACATAGTTGGAAATTTGGCTGAACAATTTAAGAGCCGTCAAACATGTAATACCAAATGAAATAAATTCACGAAGGTGCGAGAATATCGCACCTTTTACTTTCCCTAGGCTATAAAAAACAAGTCACTAAATGGAAGAGGCTAGGACAAAAGTGTTAAATCGTTATTTAAATTAGAAATATTACGTACTGAAAAATGTCTTATTACAAATGAGACATTTTTTTATTTTAACAATAATCACTTTAAGTAAAGATAAACGTCTAAATCAATAATATGTTAATCTAAAAAATCGAACGTGTTGAGAATGGATTACTCCTAATAATCCATTTTCATAAATTAAAGATTTTACTTTTGTATATAAATTTTCTTAAAGGATCTTCTGTCCTCCTTTCCTATATAGAGGGAAGGTAACTTTGGAAACTTACTAGTTACATAAGTGGATAAAAGTGGTAACTTTTTTAAAAAAATACAGTCTAACGATATAGAGGAAATTGAAAATTGAATTTTTCCTTTGCAATGCATATTTTTAATCATTGAAGTAGAAGGGAGGATCATTACGTGGGAAAAAAGAAATATGTAATTACGGTTATTGTTTCACTTATCCTTCTTCTTTCAGCGGTGTATGCCTATACTTCTAGTATTTCTATTTCTGGGAAGTCTGAAAATGGTATGTGGAAATACACATATAAAAAGAATCTTGATCCAAGTGAGCCAAGTGGATGGCAGGGAAGAATTAAGCAGTTAGATAAACAAGAAGTTGAAGTGGAGAAATTGGAATTCAAGGATAATGGCAAGACAATTGCAGATACAGATATATTTAATGAGGGAAGAGATATAGACGGTTCTGTTACAACATTTCACCCATTCTCTACTGAGTTTCTATTAGGAGATGCACCAATAAAGGGACATTTGTACAAAGTTGTTGTTACATGGAAGAAAGATGGAATATTTCATATGGATACGATTGACTTAAAGTAAAGGCATTGCTCCTTCCAAATTTACACAATAACAAATATTAATGTTGATATGATAAAAGAAAAAATCGGTGAAATTCAAAATTTTTCAACTGAAGAGATGATGAATACCCCTGATAAGTATTCGAATTTTTATAGGAAAGGAACAGCTCTATGGGCAATAAAGGGTGTTAATATCTCAGATGCAATCGCAATTAGAGGCGGAGACAACTATATAAAGGCAATAGCAGAGTAAGCGTTCTTCAGACTAATTAAATTCTTGTATTGATTACATGTTAATAATTGTTATCTCAAAGGATTGTTAAGTAATGTACTTTACAACAGAGATAACTGTAAAACTAAAAAGGATGATTTTTTGTATTGGTAATACGTGGTGGCATTTCCTCCCATTCAATGTGGCAGTAAAGAAAAAAAGAATTCATGGTAAAATAAGGATACTTGATGGAATTTAAGCGATTTGACTGAATTAAGATAGTTTTTACTTTTAAAATATGAGGTGGTTGTTTCATTGAAGATGTTAAAGCAAGATTCTCAGTACATTAGGTCTGTAAGTCTTAAAAGAGACCAAATTTTAACCTATGACATGTTTCCACTTAATTTGCCAGTTATTCAGAACTTAAAAGAATTAAAGCTTCATCCTAATGTTACTTATATTATTGGTGAAAATGGAATGGGAAAATCCACTTTACTTGAGGGAATTGCCATTACTTTAGGGTTTAATCCGCGATATTTTCAGTCCAGCTTCTTATAAAAACATTGTTCCGCCTTTTAGAATAATCATAGTAATGAAGGGCAGGAAGGAATTGCTAAGGACAACATTGAATAGAGGACACAAAGAAACGGTTTTAACTAAATAATTACACAGGAGTTAAGGGAAATGAAAATTAAAAGAATAGATCACATTGGTGTAATCGTTAATGATCTTACAGCAGCGAAAGGATTTTTTCGCGATTTTGGACTTGAGGTGAAAGGGGAGTGGGAGATGGAAGGAGATTTGATGGGATATGCAGTTGGCCTTGATGATGTGAAAGTAGCGTGTGTTGGAATGGGAGCGGCAGACGGTCAGACGTGGCTAGAGCTAATCAAATTTCATTCTCCTTCAGATGAAGATATTCAGCAACCATTAGCAAACACACTTGGTATCCGCCATATTGCTTTTGCTGTCGAAGATATTGAAGCACTTATTTTCAAATTGAAGACAAAAGGCACTTATATCTTTAGTGAGATACAGCAATATGAAGAAAGTTATAAGTTATGCTACGTTCGTGGCCCAGAGGGAATTATTTTGGAGTTGGCTGAGGAAATTAAATAGGTATTATAGAAAGCCTGAATTAGTTAAGCTAATTCTATATTGGTAATTACTATTAAAGCTTAATTGTGAAAGTTATTAACAACAATAAGGGAAATCCTTAATCAAAAAGTAGTTAATACAGAGAATTTATTTAGATACCTCTTTTAGGACTATTGAATCGGATTTGGTGATTATTGTGATACTTGAACGAGTGGGACTTAAGATCTTAATCTTCACATTTTCCTATAAGTATTGTAAGTAATTTATTGATTTCTTCATATTTATTGTTATTCAACTAGAAATTGCTTTACACATATATA
This window contains:
- a CDS encoding lipid II flippase Amj family protein produces the protein MDLFTGKVILISLFLLLITMIETLAYSTRISGARVKLIATALSLFSTLLIISRFSTMFQQPLTAKLIAEAPSINPMHFIEEQYRVLIAVTSFGVLLGIFLFPTFINIFSRGIVQLSKQSGSVVGLFLSNFNKTGIKKVILCFRLPRVQYLKGITLKTIPKRLFIINVIISAVFTIGVLSSIYASMLVPKEYAPAALMSSGIINGIATILLTLFIDPKASVLADKVMKKQIDYIYLKSYSLTMISSKFIGTIVAQIIFIPAAYYVAWFVKLI
- a CDS encoding phytoene desaturase family protein; the encoded protein is MKKKVLIIGGGLAGLSAAITLANNGFQVELFEKNKHFGGKLMPVALGEYTFDFGPNTITMPEVFRKVIEQTGEKAEDYFQMTKLEHHTRNVFSDGTSFNLSSSREYMLQQLNYIDPSHKYDNFLKEITRLYKLSAKHFLPKTFHSWQDYLSPSLGVALMQVRPLQSLDSFFRQYFSHPHVLQAFNRYSTYIGSSPYKTPATFAMIAYLEMVGGVYYVEGGNVKIAEAYAKVAQKLGAKLHANAPVQKIIVKNKKAIGIELEDGEKIQGDYFIMNADLLKAYPELVSESDRPSFPNSKAAGLTPSTSAFVVLAGVNKRFSELRHHNVYFSNNYQQEFIDLFQHQQYSSEPTIYISNSSYTEPGRSPGGSNLFILANAPALPADGNLQVNPEMYKELIYQKLSTFGLSLKENIVEEKVYTPADIASQFGSFRGALYGLSSNRKKDAFLRPKNASKDIANLFFAGGSTHPGGGSPIVTLSGINTANLIMNLEK
- a CDS encoding trimeric intracellular cation channel family protein translates to MSWDFWNYLGTIAFAISGALIASEEDYDLIGYYALGFITAFGGGAIRNLLIGVPVSALWEQNTLFLLTFLLITVLYFIPIHKIVSWKHWYYSFGLTDAVGLVAFAIQGALYAKNLGLPASASIAAALLTGVGGGIIRDALAKRQPFVFKYELYAFWTIITGALIGLNFINGIIDTYVLFIIIVVLRMLSLRFKWHIPRPKRQASNTEKAI
- a CDS encoding VOC family protein, whose protein sequence is MKIKRIDHIGVIVNDLTAAKGFFRDFGLEVKGEWEMEGDLMGYAVGLDDVKVACVGMGAADGQTWLELIKFHSPSDEDIQQPLANTLGIRHIAFAVEDIEALIFKLKTKGTYIFSEIQQYEESYKLCYVRGPEGIILELAEEIK
- a CDS encoding CBO0543 family protein; this translates as MKFSPPENIKRLIDEQYVLLDEAHSHLQDIWADHILFSFGWWTSLFMTIIPWIIWLIFRNKESSARLLLAGLWAMFISTWLDYVGVTLGLWRYYNKLVPLMPDYIPWDFALMPVTIMFFLQIKAKANVLIKAVIYASMTAFLAEPLFLKLGYTKYPGWNPIFSFPVFIIIYIVAHFLANSKATKPLR